In a single window of the Lates calcarifer isolate ASB-BC8 linkage group LG1, TLL_Latcal_v3, whole genome shotgun sequence genome:
- the evx2 gene encoding homeobox even-skipped homolog protein 2, protein MMERIRKEMILMERGLHSPVAGKRLADTPGNSVLEALENSQHSGRLSPRITSASLHGNLGDIPTKGKFEIDSLFGTHHGSENTSSAEISSSESRKKMSLYSEVSQESDINSDVEVGCPAHRSPSQHKENNKGFSDSNSGSSNTSSNSLPSMNGNSAGGSNNSNTDQVRRYRTAFTREQIGRLEKEFYRENYVSRPRRCELAAALNLPETTIKVWFQNRRMKDKRQRLAMSWPHPADPSFYTYMMTHAAATGSLPYPFHSHMPLHYYPHVGVTAAAAAAAATGAASSPFATSIRPLDTFRALSHPYSRPELLCSFRHPGLYQSPAGLNSSAAASAAAAAAAAAAAVSAPSATGPCSCLSCHSSQAASALGSRSASADFTCTASGQRSESGFLPYSAAVLSKTSVPSPDQREETSLNR, encoded by the exons ATGATGGAGAGGATAAGAAAAGAGATGATATTGATGGAGAGAGGTCTGCACAGTCCCGTCGCAGGGAAGAGGCTCGCAGACACGCCTGGAAATTCAGTGCTGGAGGCCCTGGAAAACTCTCAGCACAGCGGACGGCTAAGCCCGAGAATAACTTCGGCTTCCCTCCATGGAAATCTTGGGGACATCCCGACGAAGGGCAAGTTTGAAATTGACAGTCTTTTCGGGACGCACCACGGAAGCGAGAACACCTCTTCGGCGGAGATTTCGTCGTcagagagcaggaagaaaaTGAGCCTTTACTCCGAAGTTTCGCAAGAATCTGATATTAACAGTGATGTGGAGGTGGGATGCCCTGCGCATCGCTCCCCGAGCCAGcacaaggaaaacaacaaag gtTTTTCGGACAGTAATTCTGGATCTTCAAACACAAGCTCAAACTCCCTGCCGAGCATGAACGGTAATTCAGCGGGAGGATCAAACAATTCAAATACCGACCAAGTCAGAAGGTACCGAACTGCTTTCACCAGAGAACAGATCGGACGACTGGAGAAGGAGTTTTACAGGGAAAATTATGTTTCCAGACCGAGAAGATGTGAATTAGCCGCAGCGCTAAATCTGCCCGAAACTACAATTAAG gtgtggtTCCAGAACAGGCGGATGAAGGATAAAAGGCAGCGTTTGGCGATGTCCTGGCCCCATCCAGCAGACCCCAGCTTCTATACTTACATGATGACGCACGCGGCAGCTACAGGAAGTCTACCTTACCCTTTCCACTCGCACATGCCTCTACACTACTACCCGCACGTCGGTGTcacggcagcagcagcggccGCCGCCGCCACCGGCGCCGCCTCGTCACCTTTTGCCACTTCCATCCGCCCCCTCGATACCTTCCGGGCACTCTCCCACCCTTACTCGCGGCCGGAGCTCCTCTGCAGCTTCAGGCACCCGGGACTCTACCAGTCACCCGCAGGGCTGAATAGTTCTGCAGCGGCGTCTGCGGCGGCCGCGGCTGCGGCGGCGGCTGCGGCGGTCAGCGCCCCGTCAGCCACCGGGCCCTGCTCGTGCCTCAGCTGCCACAGCAGCCAGGCGGCGAGTGCGCTGGGCTCCAGGAGCGCTAGCGCTGACTTTACCTGCACAGCTTCCGGGCAAAGATCCGAGAGTGGATTTTTGCCgtattctgctgctgttctcagCAAAACCTCAGTCCCGTCACCAGACCAACGAGAAGAAACTTCACTTAACAGATAA